The stretch of DNA CTGTCCCACCCGAGCTCTCACCACGTGGACTGGAGAGATGagagctcctgcctggagctgccaggagctgcgAGGTCCAGGCAGGGCGCTGAGCCTGTCACAGCTGGTGCCACTTGTGTGTCAGCAGCCTTGGGAAAACAGAGGCACAccttgtgcctcagtttccctacTGATACAGCAGAGCTGATACTCACCAGTGTACCCCTGGAGAGTCGGGGTTGCTCTGATCCTGGGGGTGCTCTGTTCCTGGGGTGCCTCATGCTGCTCCCCcccgcctcctcctcctgtctGCAGCACATTGTTTGGCGCTGGCAGGAGCGGAGCCTGGGTACAAGGCTCAGGATTGTGTGGCACAAGGGCTCtttctcccctcctttcccctcctcaggCTTCCCCACTGCAGCTTCCCAAAGCAGgggggctgtggcagggagcCTGTCGGGCCCTGCTGCATCCCGGGATTCGCAATCCCCTGGGAATGGAGATGTTCACTGGCCCAGAGTGGGCACCTCCGTGCCATCTCCCAGGTggccaaaaataaaaccagaaaaggcGAGTTTGGCCCATCACCCTGCTGGGTGGGTCCCAGCGAGGTTGGGAGCAGCGCTGGCCAGGATGAACGAGGCCCCACCTGGATCTGCTTCGTCCAAGGCAAACAAGAGGGAGGGGTCCCAGCGCTCCCCTATAGCGCTGCCTTTGTTCCCTGTTTGCTCTTGGCATGGGGCAGCCACtggggtggcagtgccaggacaaTCTCCCATTGTCCTCGGTGCCACTGCGCAACCATGCTCCCAGTGGGGAGGGGAGAACTGGCCAGGACCCCACGGCTTCCTTGTGCTCTTGGGGAGGAGATAAGCACTGTGGGGTCTGTGGAGGGAGCGTGGGTTTGGCGTGGGTGCCTTGTTGGCACTCAAGGCAGAAATTCTATGCCCAGATGGGATGTGCCCAGGCAGCCACTGTGCCCTGGGCAATGGGGTGCCAGAGCCCACGTCTCGGGGAAGGGGAGCAGCTTCCCTGCACGCAGGTATCAcgcagccagggcagcagcttgTCCCAGCTTAGCTGGAGCCAAATGCTGGAGGGTGCAAATCCACCTGGCTGTCTGCCCccaaagcaggcaggagagcagctgcctgggcacCTCCAAAGCCAGCCCACCGGGAAACTGAGCCAACACTCCTGCACGTTAGAGCCCTGACGTGCAGAAGGAGCAGGTGTCCATGGCCTCGCTGCTGAAAAAATCCAGCATTTAGGCACTCCAAGCAGCACGCTGCTGTGTGTCCTTGCTTTCCCTGCCCACACACGGGTCCTGGAGGACTAAACCTATTACACAAGTGCTGTCATTTGTGGAACTAACACGGCTCCTTCCTACAAGCACATCTGCCTACATAAAGGGGTGGCTGCAGCCCGAGCTGACTGCGGGATGCCAGGCAAGGGATGAGTGCCCAGGGTGCCACCTGGAAGTCCAGAGTGCTCGGGGTGTGTGCTGGCTCCTACTGTGCTGCCTCAAGCAGGGCCACCTTGCTGGATCTTCCCTGGAGTTTGtctctgtggagctgctgggttcCCCTCCATCTTCGATGGGGAAATAAAactgcaggcagctggcatGGCCGCTGCCCGCAGCGGGCTGTGGTGGCAGTGGGGAGCCCATTAGCAGCTTGTTTGCCAGGTCCCACTGGCATTACGCTACATCACGCTCTATTTCCATCTGTTTGTCACAGGTCAGCGTGGCTGGCTCGTctcagctcctcacagccccTGTGTCCCTCGCTGCCACCATCCTTGGGCACCCTTGGGTGGGCTCCTGAGCTGCTTAGAGAGCTctcaggggagctgctgggtttggctttACAGCACTGCAGTGGGTCATTTCTGAGGTTTTCCtgtttccctcctcctgccaggcACCTTTCTCCTGTTGTGCTCGTGCTCCTGAGCTGTAGGCTCCAAGCAATCCTTGTCCTGGTTGTCCCATCCCACCTCACCTCTTTTCTCCATAGGTTTACTTGAGTGCTGTGCCAGATGTCTCATTGGGGCACCCTTTGCTTCCTTGGTTGCCACTGGCCTGTGCTTCTTTGGAGTAGCATTGTTTTGTGGCTGTGGGCACGAAGCCCTCACAGGCACTGAGCAGCTCATCGAGACCTACTTCTCCAAAAACTACCAGGACTATGAGTTTCTCATCGATGTGTAAGTACCCTGCTTCAGAGCACTCCCCTCATGCCAGGGCCCCTCACAGCTTcatcctgctctgtgccaggctgagGTGTCTGGCTGGGCTGGCCAGGGCCAGGCTCTCACCCGGGCACCAGGGAGACCCCAAGCTGCCTTTGCCCTTGGTTCCATGGCAGGGTCCAAGTGGccacttgttttcatttcacacCAGTTTTTATCTGACCCTTGCTAGGTGTCCTGGGTAGAGCTGGACCTCTGCACTGGGTAGGTATGGAGGATGTGGAGGAGTTGGTGGCAGCCTTGCTTACCACAGCTTTGCCCCAGCTTCCTCTTTCTGGGGCTTCTCCCTCTGTTTTGGTCCCCAGTGTGGGGAGGGGAAGTGGCAGTGGCCAGGCTGCCACACACAGCGCTGAGCTCTCCAGCACCTGAGCACCCCTGCCCACTCCTCTTCCCCACAGCATCCACGGTTTTCAGTACTTCATCTATGGCACAGCTGCCTTCTTCTTCCTCTATGGAGCCCTGCTGTTGGCCGAAGGCTTCTACACCACCGGTGCCGTCCGGCAAATCTTTGGGGACTACAGGACCACCATCTGCGGCAAGGGCCTCAGCGCAACGGTAACTGGGGGCCCGAAAGGGAGGGGAGCGCGAGGCCCCCAGCGAGCTCACTCGTGGCAGCGGGTGTGTCATTGTTTGGGAAAGTGGCTAGGACATCCTGACAAGGTGATCTTAACCGGGGTTTGGCACCCCTTCGCGCGCCCCAGCGGGTTCACCACGCTCGGTGCGGCCAAAGGGCAGGAGACTGCGGCCGTCCGGGTTTTGGGATATCCCAAAGGGAAGCACAGCCCTGCTATCCTCCCCCAGGCCTGCTGGACCAAAGCAGCCCAAATAACTATGTTTAATAAAACTGCTTTGTGTTTAAACATAGGCAGGGAGAGtcagagcatccctgcagtgctggcagctcaAAGCTCTGTGACACCCAGAACCCCTTGGTTCGTCCACTCAGCTATGCTTGGGAACCACAACAAAGAGCTGGCAAAGGGATCCTG from Parus major isolate Abel chromosome 4A, Parus_major1.1, whole genome shotgun sequence encodes:
- the PLP1 gene encoding myelin proteolipid protein isoform X1 produces the protein MGLLECCARCLIGAPFASLVATGLCFFGVALFCGCGHEALTGTEQLIETYFSKNYQDYEFLIDVIHGFQYFIYGTAAFFFLYGALLLAEGFYTTGAVRQIFGDYRTTICGKGLSATVTGGPKGRGARGPQRAHSWQRVCHCLGKWLGHPDKFVGITYVLTIIWLLVFACSAVPVYIYFNTWTTCQSIANPTKTSASIGTLCADARMYGVLPWNAFPGKVCGSNLLSICKTSEFQMTFHLFIAAFVGAAATLVSLLTFIIAATYNFAVLRLMGRGTKF